A stretch of Saccharothrix texasensis DNA encodes these proteins:
- a CDS encoding ferritin-like protein, with amino-acid sequence MPELFEDQAPAVAALSVAGSLGAEEKRPVLPPEFNWRDYTVMLLHVAAEIEHSLMVQYLFAAYSMGGPQVPEARRDDVRRWQEVVLGIAKEEMGHLVTVQNLLTALGAPVNLDREDYPWGSDFYPFPFTLRPFSATSLAAYVVAESPETWSGPKADEIKRVAFESTGQYVNRVGALYSRVDAILKDEEFLPDESFHAGTLPYQASWDEWGRGYTRGERGQDSGNVPDVKSPELLVFGVFSRDSARRALHEIGEQGEAPDADLEDETSHFNRFLGIYEELTAWPEGDQALVSRPVAQNPVTEHRLDESEVAALGVAEVTTSPITDPVTALWGHLFNLRYRMLLTDISHAFRLAGPVDNGGVLTGRGALVHRAFAEMYNLRALAGRLVDLPLERDAPDGPRAGPPFEMPYSLELPHHDHDRWLLQRDLVQASRLLTDQLLSTDPSCGGDPYLVALRESDQRALEQVEHILSRKGCTR; translated from the coding sequence GTGGCGGCGCTGTCGGTGGCGGGGTCGCTCGGCGCGGAGGAGAAGCGCCCGGTCCTGCCGCCGGAGTTCAACTGGCGCGACTACACCGTCATGCTGCTGCACGTCGCGGCCGAGATCGAGCACTCGCTGATGGTCCAGTACCTGTTCGCCGCCTACTCGATGGGCGGGCCGCAGGTGCCCGAGGCGCGGCGGGACGACGTGCGCCGGTGGCAGGAGGTCGTCCTCGGCATCGCGAAGGAGGAGATGGGCCACCTCGTCACGGTGCAGAACCTGCTCACCGCGCTCGGCGCGCCCGTCAACCTCGACCGCGAGGACTACCCCTGGGGCTCGGACTTCTACCCCTTCCCGTTCACGCTGCGCCCGTTCAGCGCGACGTCGCTGGCCGCCTACGTGGTCGCGGAGAGCCCCGAGACGTGGTCCGGCCCGAAGGCCGACGAGATCAAGCGGGTGGCCTTCGAGTCCACCGGGCAGTACGTCAACCGGGTGGGCGCGCTCTACAGCCGGGTCGACGCGATCCTGAAGGACGAGGAGTTCCTGCCGGACGAGTCGTTCCACGCCGGGACGCTGCCCTACCAGGCGTCCTGGGACGAGTGGGGCCGCGGCTACACGCGGGGTGAACGCGGGCAGGACTCCGGGAACGTGCCGGACGTCAAGTCGCCCGAGCTGCTGGTCTTCGGCGTGTTCTCGCGGGACTCGGCGCGCCGGGCGCTGCACGAGATCGGCGAGCAGGGCGAAGCGCCGGACGCGGACCTCGAGGACGAGACCTCCCACTTCAACCGGTTCCTGGGCATCTACGAGGAGCTGACCGCGTGGCCCGAGGGCGACCAGGCGCTGGTGTCGCGGCCGGTCGCGCAGAACCCGGTGACCGAGCACCGGCTCGACGAGTCGGAGGTGGCGGCGCTGGGCGTCGCGGAGGTGACCACCAGCCCGATCACCGACCCCGTCACGGCGCTGTGGGGCCACCTGTTCAACCTGCGCTACCGGATGCTGCTCACCGACATCTCCCACGCGTTCCGGCTCGCCGGCCCGGTCGACAACGGCGGCGTGCTCACCGGGCGCGGCGCGCTGGTGCACCGGGCGTTCGCGGAGATGTACAACCTGCGCGCGCTCGCCGGGCGGTTGGTGGACCTGCCGCTGGAGCGGGACGCGCCGGACGGCCCGCGCGCCGGGCCGCCGTTCGAGATGCCCTACAGCCTCGAACTGCCGCACCACGACCACGACCGCTGGCTGCTGCAACGCGATCTGGTGCAGGCCTCCCGGTTGCTCACCGACCAGCTGCTGAGCACCGACCCGTCGTGCGGCGGCGACCCCTACCTGGTCGCGCTGCGCGAGTCCGACCAGCGGGCGCTGGAGCAGGTCGAGCACATCCTCAGCCGCAAGGGGTGCACGCGATGA